The proteins below come from a single Odontesthes bonariensis isolate fOdoBon6 chromosome 18, fOdoBon6.hap1, whole genome shotgun sequence genomic window:
- the mrps21 gene encoding small ribosomal subunit protein bS21m, whose translation MARHLRFIARTVMVEDGNVDAAYKTLNRILSQDGIIDTVKRKRYFEKPCRERQRKNFENCRRIYHTEMARKIAFISRTNREDPWLGC comes from the exons ATGGCGAGGCATCTTCGCTTCATCGCTCGGACTGTGATGGTGGAAGATGGGAACGTCGATGCAGCGTACAAGACTTTAAACAG AATCCTGAGTCAGGACGGGATTATTGACACGGTGAAGCGCAAGCGCTACTTTGAGAAGCCTTGCCGAGAGCGACAGCGGAAGAACTTTGAGAACTGCAGGCGCATATACCACACGGAAATGGCCCGGAAAATTGCCTTCATCTCCAGGACAAATCGAGAGGATCCCTGGCTCGGCTGCTAG
- the ciarta gene encoding circadian associated repressor of transcription a, with translation MNSLGSSSKWPSYDSLPSNSSFLHSESEQTEDEADVFSEGEGEGGMKGSLSADEEITLSGNFLSFPPHPDHLHSRSKHNQSGFCRDKAKHPDAAAFPGAASLRSSSVTPGDLAFAQKCADLHRFIRPLFELLSGLKTGRFDRGLTSFQQSVAIDRLQRILGVLQKPEMGEKYLQNLMQIEVLLRMWFPQKAFKPTDSPKQTAIPTRTPHWRQNQLHMPVKKRKLSWSDPDDVDTSPTKHNRLQHGKDESCHAATSLDTISTCLPLSPEKQTPEEETAEPAGENRTAGLEYTDRTGGPLSRASDLCSRSENENRKPLENSHPSSCGIPVTQDCSVSSSNTIAATDSP, from the exons ATGAATTCACTCGGCAGTTCTTCCAAATGGCCGTCTTACGACTCGCTGCCCTCCAACTCGAGCTTCCTCCACAGTGAGAGCGAGCAGACTGAGGATGAGGCAGACGTCTTCTCAGAGGGAGAGGGGGAAGGTGGAATGAAAGGATCCCTCTCAGCTGATGAGGAAATTACCCTTTCCGGAAATTTCCTCAGTTTCCCACCTCATCCGGATCACCTGCACTCAAGGTCTAAGCACAATCAGTCCGGATTCTGCCGCGACAAAGCTAAACACCCTGACGCAGCCGCTTTTCCCGGAGCGGCCTCACTCAGATCATCATCAGTGACACCGGGGGACCTGGCCTTCGCTCAGAAA TGTGCTGATTTGCACAGGTTTATCCGTCCTTTGTTTGAGCTTCTAAGTGGACTAAAGACGGGGCGATTCGACAGAG GCTTAACCAGTTTCCAGCAGAGTGTTGCCATAGACAGACTGCAGAGGATTCTTGGAGTCCTGCAGAAACCTGAAATGGG TGAGAAATACCTGCAAAATCTGATGCAGATAGAGGTGCTGCTCAGAATGTGGTTCCCTCAGAAGGCATTTAAGCCCACAGACTCACCAAAACAGACCGCCATTCCCACTCGCACTCCACACTGGCGTCAAAATCAGCTCCACATGCCGGTTAAG AAGAGGAAACTGAGCTGGTCAGACCCCGACGATGTTGACACGAGTCCAACCAAGCACAACCGCCTTCAACACGGAAAAGACGAGAGCTGCCACGCTGCGACCTCACTTGACACCATTTCTACGTGTCTTCCTTTGTCACCTGAAAAACAGACTCCAGAGGAAGAAACAGCTGAACCCGCCGGAGAGAACCGCACAGCTGGACTCGAGTATACAGACAGGACTGGTGGCCCTTTAAGCAGGGCGTCAGATTTATGCAGCAGGAGTGAAAATGAGAATCGGAAGCCTCTTGAGAATTCTCATCCCTCCTCGTGTGGCATTCCTGTTACACAGGACTGCTCAGTGTCTTCAAGCAACACCATTGCTGCAACTGACTCACCTTAA